In one Neobacillus sp. WH10 genomic region, the following are encoded:
- a CDS encoding MFS transporter, translating to MQKKTTLPILFVVMFLVMVGFGIIIPVLPFYAEKIGANPTELGLLMAVYSLMQLIFAPLWGQVSDRIGRKPVMMIGIAGLAISFYMQAISTELWMLFAARILGGILSSANMPTAMAYVADITTDENRGKGMGIIGAASGLGFVFGPAIGGIFSKVSLNTPFYLASGSSFITLILVFILLKESKQKKSLTSKEKTPIWKAFNGAVSVLFFVQLLISLSLSGLEATFAYFGAKKAGLDSIQLGYIFMIMGFGSAMVQGGLVGKLTQKYGESVVINGGIIVSAIGFVLILLVHNFTTAAIYLTIFGLGNGVIRPSVSSLITKTSTAGHGSSTGLLSSFDSLGRIIGPPLGGWLFSISAGLPYISGAIISIASFLLFMVFSPKLNTARARNS from the coding sequence GTGCAAAAAAAGACGACACTACCAATTTTATTTGTTGTCATGTTTTTGGTTATGGTAGGTTTTGGAATAATAATTCCGGTTTTACCTTTTTACGCTGAGAAAATTGGGGCAAATCCCACTGAACTTGGACTTTTAATGGCAGTTTATTCGCTTATGCAGCTTATTTTTGCACCATTGTGGGGCCAGGTATCCGATCGCATCGGGCGTAAGCCGGTAATGATGATTGGTATTGCTGGACTTGCTATCTCCTTCTATATGCAAGCTATTTCTACAGAGCTTTGGATGCTTTTTGCAGCAAGAATTCTGGGCGGTATTTTATCGTCTGCAAATATGCCAACAGCCATGGCCTATGTCGCGGATATTACAACAGATGAAAACCGCGGTAAAGGAATGGGGATTATTGGGGCTGCCTCAGGCTTAGGCTTTGTTTTCGGTCCTGCTATTGGCGGTATTTTTTCAAAAGTAAGCTTAAATACGCCGTTTTATCTTGCTAGTGGCTCATCCTTTATCACTTTGATCCTCGTATTTATTCTATTAAAGGAGTCCAAACAGAAAAAAAGTCTTACTTCAAAAGAAAAAACACCCATCTGGAAAGCGTTTAACGGTGCAGTGTCAGTTCTGTTTTTCGTCCAATTATTAATTTCGTTATCTCTCTCCGGTTTAGAAGCAACGTTTGCTTATTTTGGTGCTAAAAAAGCGGGTTTGGACTCGATCCAGCTTGGTTACATTTTCATGATTATGGGCTTTGGGAGTGCGATGGTACAAGGTGGTTTGGTCGGGAAATTAACCCAAAAATACGGGGAAAGTGTGGTTATTAATGGAGGGATTATTGTATCTGCCATTGGATTCGTGTTAATCCTTCTTGTCCATAATTTTACTACGGCAGCCATTTATTTAACTATTTTCGGACTCGGCAACGGAGTCATTCGTCCAAGCGTGTCATCATTAATTACAAAGACGTCTACCGCTGGGCATGGAAGTTCAACCGGACTTTTATCATCCTTTGATTCTTTAGGTCGTATTATCGGTCCGCCACTTGGAGGTTGGCTGTTTTCGATCTCGGCTGGTCTCCCTTATATTTCAGGAGCCATTATCTCAATCGCTTCTTTTCTTCTATTTATGGTATTTAGCCCAAAACTTAATACTGCAAGAGCTCGTAATAGTTAA
- a CDS encoding class I SAM-dependent methyltransferase, whose protein sequence is MNQWNNRFQDDNYVYGKEPNVFLSEIQEKLQLSGDVLAIAEGEGRNAVFLAEQGMNVTSWDYAESGLRKTRRLADERGVTVKTELVDLNDAQWEVNQWDEIVCIFGHFPTELRKKTLHGVKDAVKPGGYFVTELYSHYQIPYKSGGPKELDFLYTPEEFLQTFSDWRIAHFFMGEVIRNEGELHNGLAHVIQFVGQKPVI, encoded by the coding sequence ATGAATCAGTGGAATAACCGATTTCAAGATGATAACTATGTTTATGGTAAAGAACCGAATGTGTTTTTATCTGAAATACAAGAAAAGCTACAATTATCCGGTGATGTATTAGCAATTGCAGAAGGTGAAGGCCGGAATGCCGTTTTTTTAGCTGAACAAGGAATGAACGTTACTAGTTGGGACTATGCGGAATCAGGACTTCGGAAAACGAGAAGGCTTGCAGATGAAAGGGGTGTAACTGTTAAAACAGAACTTGTTGATTTAAATGACGCTCAATGGGAAGTTAATCAGTGGGATGAAATTGTATGTATTTTTGGACATTTCCCAACAGAATTACGCAAAAAAACACTTCATGGCGTGAAAGATGCAGTAAAGCCTGGTGGCTATTTTGTTACAGAGCTATATTCTCACTATCAAATTCCTTATAAAAGTGGGGGACCAAAAGAATTAGATTTTTTATATACTCCTGAAGAGTTTTTACAAACTTTCTCAGATTGGCGTATTGCTCACTTTTTTATGGGTGAGGTTATTCGTAATGAAGGTGAATTACATAATGGATTAGCGCATGTCATCCAATTTGTTGGACAAAAACCTGTGATATAA
- a CDS encoding class I SAM-dependent methyltransferase, with amino-acid sequence MNYSYTDCLAIFGVGGAHPGGLQLTKELLSREKINETTSILDAGCGTGQTSAYIAEQYRCKVTSLDSNKIMLDKARKRFLPLRLPIEVKQGSTENLPFSEGIFDLILSESVISFTDVSLTIPEFRRVLKPNGVLLAIEMVLEKSLSEEELKTLVNFYGVSQILTEKEWSNFFQRSKFKHVNIEKYNLQIDENNVQNATDFSLSENIDDEFFEILEKHMHFTKVYKDVLGFRLFRCYK; translated from the coding sequence ATGAATTATTCCTATACTGATTGTTTAGCGATATTTGGAGTTGGCGGTGCCCATCCTGGGGGTCTTCAACTAACAAAAGAGCTCTTATCAAGGGAAAAAATAAATGAAACAACATCGATTCTTGATGCAGGGTGTGGAACAGGGCAAACCTCTGCATATATTGCAGAACAGTATCGTTGTAAGGTTACTTCCTTAGATAGTAATAAAATCATGTTGGATAAGGCTAGAAAAAGATTTTTGCCCTTACGTTTGCCTATTGAAGTTAAGCAGGGGAGCACTGAAAATCTTCCTTTCAGTGAGGGAATATTTGATCTGATTCTTTCAGAATCAGTTATTTCCTTTACAGATGTCTCTTTAACAATTCCTGAATTTAGAAGAGTGTTAAAGCCAAATGGTGTATTGCTTGCAATTGAAATGGTACTTGAAAAATCACTTTCTGAAGAAGAGTTGAAAACACTCGTTAATTTTTACGGTGTCTCACAAATACTGACTGAAAAGGAATGGTCTAACTTTTTCCAAAGATCCAAATTTAAACACGTTAATATAGAGAAATATAATCTCCAAATTGATGAAAATAATGTCCAAAATGCGACTGATTTTTCACTTTCGGAAAATATAGATGATGAATTCTTTGAAATTCTTGAAAAGCACATGCATTTTACAAAAGTTTATAAGGATGTACTTGGTTTTCGACTATTCAGATGTTATAAATGA
- a CDS encoding ABC transporter ATP-binding protein, with protein sequence MESILEAKGVNKVFGSKKNSFTALNDLDINIEKGEFVGVMGPSGAGKSSLLNVLSSIEPATSGTIRIEGTELTRMKENQLREFRRDKMGFIFQDYNLLDTLTVAENIILPLTFTKTPKNEIQKKVNELAEMFGIQGILEKYPYEISGGQQQRTAVCRAIIGKPSILFADEPTGALDSKSAHYLLQTLSKLNDEMQATILMVTHDPYAASFCSRVLFIKDGSLYTEIRKGDQSRKQLFQQILNILSTIGGGQYDII encoded by the coding sequence ATGGAATCAATACTAGAAGCAAAGGGAGTAAACAAGGTATTTGGCAGTAAAAAGAATTCATTCACAGCATTAAATGATCTTGATATCAATATAGAAAAAGGGGAATTTGTCGGTGTAATGGGGCCATCAGGTGCCGGGAAATCCTCTTTACTTAATGTATTATCATCGATTGAACCGGCAACATCCGGAACAATTCGGATTGAAGGAACTGAACTAACGAGAATGAAAGAAAATCAATTAAGGGAATTTAGAAGAGATAAAATGGGGTTTATTTTCCAAGACTATAACTTGCTCGATACATTAACAGTTGCGGAAAATATCATACTTCCGCTGACATTTACCAAAACACCAAAGAATGAAATACAAAAGAAAGTGAACGAACTGGCTGAAATGTTTGGAATTCAAGGCATATTAGAAAAATATCCATATGAAATTTCAGGTGGTCAACAGCAGAGGACAGCTGTCTGCCGCGCAATTATCGGCAAGCCAAGCATTTTATTTGCCGATGAACCGACCGGTGCACTGGATTCAAAGTCAGCCCATTATTTGCTGCAAACTCTTAGCAAGCTGAATGATGAGATGCAGGCTACCATATTAATGGTGACCCACGACCCGTATGCAGCAAGTTTTTGCTCACGAGTGTTGTTCATTAAGGACGGTTCTCTGTACACAGAAATTCGCAAAGGGGATCAATCAAGAAAACAGCTTTTCCAGCAAATATTAAATATCCTTTCGACAATTGGGGGAGGCCAATATGACATTATCTAG
- a CDS encoding DUF2268 domain-containing protein yields the protein MGVIRTEKWLHDSYHQPIEICEKLIGHFEDALAPEIYDYLIQHGMYQPFRNGFEAVKKLQKNNVWEIVEEENLRLQKVWEGPNIPIFIFPSDKNNRKLQQDFNGKSGLAFKDKLFLFISEENMEMEIRALFTHEYNHVCRLTMYPKNEEDYVLLDTIILEGLAENAVRERLGEEFLAAWTSNYSDEELKEMWNNLVFPNRNILKNERKHQSLLYGLRFYPKMLGYCVGYYLVKNYIEATNKTSKDLLNIKTDNIAQIM from the coding sequence ATGGGAGTGATTAGAACTGAAAAATGGTTACACGATTCATATCATCAACCAATTGAAATATGTGAAAAGTTAATTGGACACTTTGAAGATGCCCTAGCTCCAGAAATCTACGATTATTTAATTCAACATGGGATGTATCAGCCTTTCAGGAACGGATTCGAGGCAGTGAAAAAATTACAAAAAAATAATGTATGGGAAATTGTAGAAGAGGAAAACCTACGTCTTCAAAAAGTGTGGGAAGGACCAAATATCCCTATATTTATTTTTCCATCAGATAAGAACAACCGAAAATTACAACAAGACTTTAACGGAAAATCAGGTTTGGCCTTCAAAGATAAACTGTTTTTATTTATTTCAGAGGAAAACATGGAAATGGAAATACGGGCATTGTTTACACATGAGTATAACCATGTTTGTCGATTAACTATGTATCCAAAAAACGAAGAGGATTACGTATTGCTGGATACAATCATTTTAGAAGGATTAGCGGAAAATGCAGTACGTGAACGATTGGGTGAAGAATTTTTAGCTGCTTGGACATCGAATTATTCCGACGAAGAGCTTAAGGAAATGTGGAATAACTTAGTGTTCCCAAATAGAAATATTCTAAAAAATGAACGTAAACATCAAAGCCTATTGTATGGATTAAGGTTCTATCCGAAAATGTTAGGGTACTGTGTTGGGTATTACTTGGTTAAAAATTATATTGAAGCAACTAACAAAACAAGTAAGGATCTACTAAATATTAAAACTGATAATATTGCTCAAATAATGTGA